Proteins from a single region of Gasterosteus aculeatus chromosome 20, fGasAcu3.hap1.1, whole genome shotgun sequence:
- the sbk3 gene encoding putative serine/threonine-protein kinase SBK3: protein MPKRVQKKKTYQPTDQKMTAAAAQELDERCFLSAQSMPNLKVSDHFQVVKLLGEGSYGKVMLAVHRKRGTPMALKFFPRQSTSLTSFLREYNLSLSYCTHPSLTRAIGIFFSTPSYYVFAQQAGLYGDLYSVIVSEVGVDEECVQRLASQLSGAVTHLHSLGFVHRDIKPENIFLCDSSCRWVKLGDFGLSRAIGSTVRAVWYESPFCTPEVEPVKVAQREKEWDGAEEETEDIWITVEPCIDSWALGVLVYCLLTSCFPWEESTNDDRGYRRFKEWFDREAEKEEKVKDGEWRGEEKIDSYTIMRENQRDNPPPSQFEGLSPLVMTLLKELLHPEPKHRGSPEEILSYLGGPWLIETEIEEKRKADEAEKEARKIREGGGVEEELVREGRGER from the exons ATGCCGAAAAGAgtccagaaaaagaaaacatatcaACCAACTGATCAGAAAATGACA gctgCAGCAGCTCAGGAACTCGACGAGCGATGTTTTCTGTCGGCGCAGTCCATGCCCAATCTGAAGGTATCCGATCACTTCCAGGTGGTGAAGCTCCTGGGAGAGGGTTCCTACGGAAAGGTCATGTTAGCTGTACACAGAAAGAGAG GAACCCCGATGGCTCTGAAGTTCTTCCCTCGTCAGTCCACCTCGCTCACCTCTTTCCTGCGTGAATACAATCTCTCACTTTCCTACTGCACCCATCCTTCTCTGACAAGGGCCATTGGCATCTTCTTTTCCACGCCGTCCTACTACGTCTTTGCCCAGCAAGCCGGTCTATATGGTGACCTCTACAGCGTAATTGTGTCAGAG GTCGGCGTGGACGAAGAGTGCGTCCAGAGGCTGGCGTCCCAGCTTAGCGGTGCCGTCACACATCTCCACTCCCTGGGCTTCGTCCACCGCGACATCAAACCGGAGAACATCTTCCTGTGTGACAGTTCCTGTCGATGGGTCAAACTGGGGGACTTTGGCCTCTCCCGTGCCATCGGCTCCACTGTTCGTGCCGTCTGGTACGAGTCTCCCTTTTGCACTCCCGAGGTGGAACCTGTCAAGGTTgctcagagagagaaggagtgggatggggccgaggaggagacggaggacatCTGGATAACGGTGGAGCCATGTATTGACAGCTGGGCCCTCGGTGTGCTCGTCTATTGCCTCTTAACCAGCTGCTTCCCCTGGGAGGAGAGCACCAACGACGACCGCGGCTATCGGAGATTCAAGGAGTGGTTTGACCGAGAAgctgaaaaggaggagaaggtgaaggaTGGTGAGTGGAGGGGTGAGGAGAAAATAGACAGTTACACGATCATGAGGGAGAACCAAAGGGATAACCCTCCTCCCTCACAGTTTGAGGGCCTCAGCCCGCTGGTGATGACTCTTTTAAAGGAGCTGCTCCATCCTGAGCCCAAACACAGAGGGAGCCCCGAGGAGATCCTGAGCTACCTGGGAGGGCCATGGCTGATTGAGACCGAGatcgaggagaagaggaaggccgACGAGGCAGAGAAGGAGGCCAGAAAaataagagagggaggaggtgtaGAAGAAGAGCTGGTGAGGGAAGGAAGAGGGGAGAGATAA
- the mfap5 gene encoding microfibril associated protein 5 has translation MGGFPVVLLLCGLHALTAVAQNQSNVSNAAAGGASPASCREETYPCTRMYSVHRPIKRCIGALCLYSLSRVYVINNEICVRTVCQQDEYLKAELCRERSGWPRRIERSSNKKRCRNHRGNPKTWANAA, from the exons ATGGGCGGCTTTCCGGTGGTCCTGCTCCTCTGTGGTCTCCACG CGCTCACAGCTGTAGCCCAAAACCAGTCGAACG TTAGCaatgctgcagctggaggcgcCTCACCAGCCA gctgcagggaggagacGTACCCTTGCACCAGGATGTACTCGGTTCACCGGCCCATCAAGAGATGTATTGGTGCTCTTTGCCTCTACAG CCTTTCTCGTGTCTACGTGATCAACAACGAGATCTGTGTAAGGACGGTGTGCCAGCAGGACGAGTACCTGAAAG CCGAACTGTGCAGAGAGCGGTCAGGGTGGCCCAGGCGGATTGAGAGGTCTTCTAATAAGAAACGCTGTCGCAATCACCGGGGAAACCCCAAAACCTGGGCAAACGCGGCCTGA
- the LOC120810727 gene encoding adaptin ear-binding coat-associated protein 1 produces the protein MATEGQSEYESVLCVKPEVSVYRIPPRASNRAIRAADWKLDAPDWTGRMRVTARGKAAFVKLEDKISGELFAQAPVEEYPGITVETVSDSSRYFVLRIQDDNGRSAFIGIGFGDRGDAFDFNVALQDHFKWVKQEDEFKKQAQTPDTTPKLDLGFKEGQTITLNIGQSKKRDRSRPQSSGGFGLLPPPPGGKLAPPPSSRSTNHNTEPSAGGSDTGFLLDLDASNSNSADWEASNPATAASSDLWGDFDSVSSN, from the exons ATGGCGACCGAGGGTCAGTCCGAGTACGAGTCGGTCCTCTGTGTCAAACCCGAGGTCAGCGTTTACCGGATCCCGCCGAGAGCATCCAACCGGGCCATCAG gGCTGCCGATTGGAAGCTGGATGCTCCCGACTGGACGGGACGCATGCGTGTGACGGCCCGGGGAAAAGCAGCCTTTGTGAAATTGGAAGACAAAATCTCTG GGGAGCTGTTTGCCCAAGCCCCAGTGGAAGAGTACCCCGGCATCACAGTGGAAACAGTTAGTGACTCAAGCCGTTACTTTGTGCTCCGCATCCAGGATGACAACG GCCGCAGCGCGTTCATAGGCATCGGGTTCGGAGACCGAGGCGATGCCTTTGACTTCAACGTTGCTCTCCAGGACCACTTCAA GTGGGTGAAACAGGAAGATGAGTTCAAGAAGCAGGCGCAGACCCCAGACACCACCCCTAAACTGGACCTGGGCTTCAAAGAAGGACAAACTATCACTCTCAATATCGGG CAATCAAAAAAGAGGGACAGGTCTCGCCCGCAGAGTTCGGGTGGATTCGGGcttcttccacctcctcctgggGGCAAGTTAGCCCCGCCTCCTTCATCCAGATCTACTAATCATAACACCGAGCCATCTGCGGGAGGAAGTGACACGG GTTTTCTCCTAGATCTGGATGCCAGTAACTCAAACTCGGCCGACTGGGAGGCGTCAAACCCGGCCACCGCAGCCAGCTCCGACCTGTGGGGAGACTTTGACTCTGTATCCTCGAACTGA
- the aicda gene encoding single-stranded DNA cytosine deaminase isoform X1 → MSILLSLCPSVLLPRKKFIYHYTNMRWARGRHETYLCFVVKRRVGPDSLSFDFGHLRNRSGCHVELLFLRHLGALCPGFLGCGDTGGRRLSYSITWFCSWSPCVNCSISLSQFLSRTPNLRLRIFVSRLYFCDMENSRERDGLRMLKKAGVQVTVMSYKDFFYCWQTFVDRKQSQFKAWKELHQNSVRLSRKLKRILQPCETEDLRDAFKLLGL, encoded by the exons ATGAGCATCCTTCTCTCCCTTTGTCCCAGTGTGCTTCTGCCCCGAAAAAAGTTCATCTACCACTACACGAACATGCGCTGGGCGAGGGGCCGACACGAGACTTACCTCTGCTTTGTTGTGAAAAGGCGAGTGGGGCCGGATTCCTTGTCCTTCGACTTTGGACACCTGCGCAATCGCAGTGGCTGCCATGTCGAG TTGTTGTTCCTGCGCCACCTCGGAGCCTTGTGCCCTGGTTTCTTGGGTTGTGGAGACACCGGAGGGAGGAGGCTGAGTTACTCCATCACCTGGTTCTGCTCGTGGTCTCCCTGCGTAAACTGCTCCATCAGTCTGTCCCAGTTCCTCAGCCGGACGCCCAACCTCCGCCTCAGGATCTTCGTCTCTCGCCTTTACTTTTGTGACATGGAGAACAGTCGGGAAAGAGACGGCCTGAGAATGCTGAAAAAAGCTGGCGTGCAGGTCACAGTCATGAGTTACAAAG ATTTCTTCTATTGCTGGCAGACTTTTGTAGATCGCAAACAAAGCCAGTTCAAGGCCTGGAAAGAGCTTCACCAAAACTCTGTTCGCCTTTCCAGAAAGCTCAAGCGCATCCTCCAG ccTTGTGAAACAGAAGATTTAAGGGATGCCTTCAAGCTGCTTGGACTGTGA
- the aicda gene encoding single-stranded DNA cytosine deaminase isoform X2 — protein MIAKLDSVLLPRKKFIYHYTNMRWARGRHETYLCFVVKRRVGPDSLSFDFGHLRNRSGCHVELLFLRHLGALCPGFLGCGDTGGRRLSYSITWFCSWSPCVNCSISLSQFLSRTPNLRLRIFVSRLYFCDMENSRERDGLRMLKKAGVQVTVMSYKDFFYCWQTFVDRKQSQFKAWKELHQNSVRLSRKLKRILQPCETEDLRDAFKLLGL, from the exons ATGATTGCAAAGCTTGACAG TGTGCTTCTGCCCCGAAAAAAGTTCATCTACCACTACACGAACATGCGCTGGGCGAGGGGCCGACACGAGACTTACCTCTGCTTTGTTGTGAAAAGGCGAGTGGGGCCGGATTCCTTGTCCTTCGACTTTGGACACCTGCGCAATCGCAGTGGCTGCCATGTCGAG TTGTTGTTCCTGCGCCACCTCGGAGCCTTGTGCCCTGGTTTCTTGGGTTGTGGAGACACCGGAGGGAGGAGGCTGAGTTACTCCATCACCTGGTTCTGCTCGTGGTCTCCCTGCGTAAACTGCTCCATCAGTCTGTCCCAGTTCCTCAGCCGGACGCCCAACCTCCGCCTCAGGATCTTCGTCTCTCGCCTTTACTTTTGTGACATGGAGAACAGTCGGGAAAGAGACGGCCTGAGAATGCTGAAAAAAGCTGGCGTGCAGGTCACAGTCATGAGTTACAAAG ATTTCTTCTATTGCTGGCAGACTTTTGTAGATCGCAAACAAAGCCAGTTCAAGGCCTGGAAAGAGCTTCACCAAAACTCTGTTCGCCTTTCCAGAAAGCTCAAGCGCATCCTCCAG ccTTGTGAAACAGAAGATTTAAGGGATGCCTTCAAGCTGCTTGGACTGTGA
- the nat14 gene encoding putative N-acetyltransferase 14 isoform X2 translates to MCVFAGILYTVGGCVQSLVHPSRCQSSEPKHGEGAAGPGGDEEDEGGRHRDGQSPHQGVLGSVRPYWDYVGSSYRGTVDETLPNPFSGITSKTPGPRKPRRRIAPKDKGADLQAENVTPEREQEAGQIWVAECDGEILGCIFRESEKRADVTRICRLVTGCWYRREGLGRLLVQGLEQREREAGARRVYAHVPYPSKLGEAFFRKVGYQQFGEGADGKEDGDEEEEEERKLEPPERGFLGYPLTKVFYKDL, encoded by the exons atgtgtgtttttgcaggaaTTCTGTACACGGTTGGTGGATGTGTCCAATCGTTAGTGCACCCGTCCCGCTGTCAGAGCTCAGAGCCCAAACATGGTGAAGGTGCAGCTGGACCAGGTGGcgatgaggaggatgaaggaggacgACATAGAGATGGTCAAAGCCCTCATCAAG GGGTTCTGGGCAGCGTGCGGCCCTACTGGGACTACGTGGGCAGCAGCTACCGAGGGACAGTGGACGAGACACTGCCGAATCCTTTCAGCGGGATCACTAGCAAGACACCCGGGCCGAGAAAG CCGAGGCGCAGAATCGCACCCAAAGACAAGGGCGCCGATTTGCAGGCAGAAAACGTCACCCCGGAGCGGGAGCAGGAGGCAGGGCAGATCTGGGTGGCGGAGTGCGATGGCGAGATCCTGGGCTGCATCTTCAGGGAAAGCGAGAAGCGGGCGGACGTGACGAGGATCTGCAGGTTGGTGACGGGCTGCTGGTACCGCAGGGAGGGTCTGGGCCGGCTGCTGGTCCAGGGCCTGGAGCAGAGGGAGCGGGAGGCCGGCGCACGCAGAGTGTACGCTCACGTCCCTTACCCGTCCAAACTGGGGGAGGCCTTCTTCAGGAAGGTGGGCTATCAGCAGTTTGGGGAGGGGGCCGATGGAAAGGAAGACGGtgacgaagaagaggaggaggagagaaagcttGAGCCTCCAGAGAGAGGCTTTCTGGGATACCCCCTCACTAAAGTGTTCTACAAAGACCtgtga
- the nat14 gene encoding putative N-acetyltransferase 14 isoform X1: MVKVQLDQVAMRRMKEDDIEMVKALIKEGCEGTENRLILHVLTRPLCLFILAVFSSMLRCLVHSFVLTLAIPVFLLIVFLKITMPRSTGVLGSVRPYWDYVGSSYRGTVDETLPNPFSGITSKTPGPRKPRRRIAPKDKGADLQAENVTPEREQEAGQIWVAECDGEILGCIFRESEKRADVTRICRLVTGCWYRREGLGRLLVQGLEQREREAGARRVYAHVPYPSKLGEAFFRKVGYQQFGEGADGKEDGDEEEEEERKLEPPERGFLGYPLTKVFYKDL; this comes from the exons ATGGTGAAGGTGCAGCTGGACCAGGTGGcgatgaggaggatgaaggaggacgACATAGAGATGGTCAAAGCCCTCATCAAG GAGGGCTGCGAGGGCACAGAAAACCGTCTTATCCTCCACGTCCTCACTCGTCCGCTCTGCCTCTTCATCCTGGCTGTTTTCTCCTCGATGCTGCGCTGCCTCGTGCATTCCTTCGTCCTGACGCTCGCTATTCCTGTCTTCCTGCTAATTGTTTTTCTCAAAATCACCATGCCGCGGTCCACAGGGGTTCTGGGCAGCGTGCGGCCCTACTGGGACTACGTGGGCAGCAGCTACCGAGGGACAGTGGACGAGACACTGCCGAATCCTTTCAGCGGGATCACTAGCAAGACACCCGGGCCGAGAAAG CCGAGGCGCAGAATCGCACCCAAAGACAAGGGCGCCGATTTGCAGGCAGAAAACGTCACCCCGGAGCGGGAGCAGGAGGCAGGGCAGATCTGGGTGGCGGAGTGCGATGGCGAGATCCTGGGCTGCATCTTCAGGGAAAGCGAGAAGCGGGCGGACGTGACGAGGATCTGCAGGTTGGTGACGGGCTGCTGGTACCGCAGGGAGGGTCTGGGCCGGCTGCTGGTCCAGGGCCTGGAGCAGAGGGAGCGGGAGGCCGGCGCACGCAGAGTGTACGCTCACGTCCCTTACCCGTCCAAACTGGGGGAGGCCTTCTTCAGGAAGGTGGGCTATCAGCAGTTTGGGGAGGGGGCCGATGGAAAGGAAGACGGtgacgaagaagaggaggaggagagaaagcttGAGCCTCCAGAGAGAGGCTTTCTGGGATACCCCCTCACTAAAGTGTTCTACAAAGACCtgtga